A region of Methanosarcinales archaeon DNA encodes the following proteins:
- a CDS encoding IS1634 family transposase: MCYLGTLTPLQAQQIRNALKITQTPDTFVTTFDDMLFEDHWNYLDIAFLNYLWDEKWCLSKLFPSPKETSKTRKKDISTGDIAKILTFYRCLDPGSYLSAIDWFNTTTCDLILGIEGAHFNESRIYRELTVIEQQKEKIEQYLYETMKSSDEEGMRIIFYDHSDSYFEGKSCQLASPGRTKAHGFKNKRIVISLLINSKGYPFSWDILEDYTADVKTLTGNADRWKQKFNLQKVIMVFDRGMVSDDNLKHLEDSKNYLYITALDKDQLNGVEGFKPERFKNFTEETMENEIISKGLTKYDDNTYYEDLGVDSSDRRHILVFNQDLLQDQRKAREKFIGKAMEELGEERNSLIEAKKSRNENPTEKRIDEILKKFKVNGYLDYSLEGEVITTKEGSEVRTFNLKYGRKKEAIKKAMRTDGMWMLVTNITVTTEPEELRLSPEKLIRAYRDKNRVEEGFREVKSFLKFRPTFVYRNDHVRAHYTICILAYLLDVTVTNRLREAPVEDVGGVRKVYSTFGRCEVAKLGVRGTKCEGKKLMPVTD, from the coding sequence ATGTGCTATCTTGGAACACTCACCCCACTGCAGGCACAGCAAATACGCAATGCGCTAAAAATAACCCAAACCCCAGATACATTTGTCACAACCTTTGATGACATGCTCTTCGAAGACCATTGGAATTACCTTGACATAGCTTTTTTAAACTATTTATGGGATGAAAAGTGGTGCCTCTCAAAGCTATTCCCATCACCAAAAGAAACCAGCAAAACCCGGAAAAAAGACATATCAACCGGTGATATCGCTAAGATCCTCACCTTCTACCGTTGTTTAGATCCCGGAAGTTACCTCTCTGCCATTGACTGGTTCAACACAACTACCTGCGACTTAATTCTTGGGATCGAGGGAGCGCATTTCAACGAATCTCGAATCTATCGTGAACTCACAGTGATCGAGCAACAAAAAGAAAAAATCGAGCAATACCTTTACGAGACAATGAAAAGTTCGGATGAAGAGGGCATGCGAATCATTTTCTATGATCATTCCGACTCATACTTCGAGGGAAAAAGCTGTCAGCTTGCAAGCCCTGGTCGAACCAAAGCACACGGGTTCAAAAACAAAAGGATAGTTATTTCACTTCTCATTAACTCAAAAGGTTACCCCTTTTCCTGGGATATTCTCGAAGATTACACTGCCGATGTCAAAACGCTAACTGGAAACGCAGATCGATGGAAACAGAAATTCAATTTACAAAAAGTTATCATGGTTTTCGATCGCGGAATGGTCTCAGATGATAACCTGAAACATCTGGAAGACAGCAAGAACTACCTGTACATTACTGCCTTGGACAAAGATCAACTGAACGGGGTTGAAGGATTTAAGCCTGAGAGGTTCAAGAACTTTACTGAAGAGACCATGGAAAATGAGATAATTTCGAAAGGTTTGACCAAATACGATGATAACACATACTACGAAGACCTGGGAGTGGATAGCAGTGACAGACGGCACATTCTGGTGTTTAACCAGGACCTTCTCCAGGATCAGCGGAAGGCCAGGGAAAAGTTCATAGGGAAAGCGATGGAGGAGTTGGGGGAAGAGAGAAACTCACTCATAGAGGCGAAAAAGAGCCGTAATGAAAATCCGACTGAAAAAAGGATTGATGAGATACTGAAGAAGTTTAAGGTGAATGGCTATTTGGATTATAGCCTTGAGGGCGAGGTCATAACTACGAAAGAGGGTTCTGAGGTTCGGACTTTCAATCTCAAATACGGAAGGAAAAAGGAGGCGATTAAAAAGGCAATGCGAACAGATGGTATGTGGATGCTGGTTACGAATATCACGGTAACTACAGAGCCTGAGGAGTTGAGGCTCAGTCCAGAAAAACTTATACGTGCATACAGGGATAAGAATAGAGTGGAAGAGGGGTTTAGGGAAGTGAAGTCTTTCCTTAAGTTCCGACCGACATTTGTGTATAGAAATGATCATGTCCGTGCACATTATACGATATGCATTCTGGCTTATCTGCTGGATGTAACTGTTACGAACAGGCTCAGGGAAGCTCCGGTCGAGGATGTGGGTGGTGTGAGGAAGGTCTATAGTACGTTTGGTAGATGTGAAGTTGCAAAGTTGGGCGTGAGGGGGACTAAATGTGAAGGTAAAAAGCTTATGCCTGTTACGGAT